A genome region from Vulpes lagopus strain Blue_001 chromosome 7, ASM1834538v1, whole genome shotgun sequence includes the following:
- the ATG12 gene encoding ubiquitin-like protein ATG12 isoform X2, whose translation MAEESESGLQLPPSTAAEGEGPTEVSPETATPEPPSSAAVSPGTEEPAGDTKKKIYLCESVLCPLPRPGSWNPL comes from the exons ATGGCTGAGGAGTCGGAGTCCGGGCTGCAGCTCCCTCCCTCGACTGCCGCTGAGGGCGAAGGACCTACGGAGGTCTCCCCAGAAACAGCCACTCCGGAGCCCCCTTCTTCCGCCGCCGTCTCCCCGGGAACAGAGGAACCTGCTGGCGacaccaagaaaaaaa TTTATTTATGTGAATCAGTcctttgccccctccccagaCCAGGAAGTTGGAACCCTCTATGA
- the ATG12 gene encoding ubiquitin-like protein ATG12 isoform X1 — protein sequence MAEESESGLQLPPSTAAEGEGPTEVSPETATPEPPSSAAVSPGTEEPAGDTKKKIDVLLKAVGDTPIMKTKKWAVERTRTIQGLIDFIKKFLKLVASEQLFIYVNQSFAPSPDQEVGTLYECFGSDGKLVLHYCKSQAWG from the exons ATGGCTGAGGAGTCGGAGTCCGGGCTGCAGCTCCCTCCCTCGACTGCCGCTGAGGGCGAAGGACCTACGGAGGTCTCCCCAGAAACAGCCACTCCGGAGCCCCCTTCTTCCGCCGCCGTCTCCCCGGGAACAGAGGAACCTGCTGGCGacaccaagaaaaaaa ttGATGTCCTCTTGAAGGCTGTGGGAGACACCcctataatgaaaacaaagaagtGGGCTGTAGAGCGAACCCGAACCATTCAAGGACTCATTGACTTCATCAAAAAATTCCTTAAGCTTGTGGCCTCTGAACAGTTG TTTATTTATGTGAATCAGTcctttgccccctccccagaCCAGGAAGTTGGAACCCTCTATGAG TGTTTTGGCAGTGATGGTAAACTGGTCCTACATTACTGCAAATCTCAGGCATGGGGATGA